One region of Tachysurus vachellii isolate PV-2020 chromosome 11, HZAU_Pvac_v1, whole genome shotgun sequence genomic DNA includes:
- the cabp4 gene encoding calcium-binding protein 4 isoform X1, with translation MNNISQGIISEFIFFSMSQRSKSSTSQNSSSSSSTPSDPLLRSALKSSTKDPKAGNQKRKISQSSVTAYTSFLNTLFGQDRKLMPEELDELQLAFKEFDYDQDGYLHYKDVADCMRTMGYMPTEMELIEIIQQIKMKWGGHVDFDDFCELMGPRMLMETAHMVGMRELHCAFKQFDCNGDGRISYEELKESMKTLLGEKLKKGELEEILSDIDLNGDGTVDFDEFVMMLSAR, from the exons ATGAATAACATCTCGCAAGGAATAATATCtgaatttattttcttcagCATGTCTCAGAGGAGTAAATCATCCACAAGTCAAAA TTCCTCCTCCAGTTCCTCTACCCCTTCAGATCCTCTGTTACGCTCGGCTTTGAAAAGCAGCACTAAAGACCCGAAAGCTGGgaatcagaaaagaaaaatcagccAGAGCTCCGTCACGGCGTACACGTCCTTCCTGAACACGCTGTTCGGACAG GATAGAAAGCTGATGCCAGAGGAGCTGGATG agctGCAGCTAGCCTTTAAGGAGTTCGATTACGATCAGGACGGATATCTGCACTATAAAGATGTAGCAGACTGTATGAGGACGATGGGGTACATGCCCACAGAGATGGAGCTGATCGAGATCATCCAGCAGATCaagatgaaat GGGGCGGTCATGTAGATTTCGATGATTTCTGTGAGCTCATGGGTCCGAGGATGCTGATGGAGACGGCTCACATGGTGGGCATGCGAGAGCTGCACTGTGCTTTCAAACAG tttgaCTGTAATGGAGATGGAAGGATCAGCTATGAGGAGCTGAAGGAGTCGATGAAGACACTGCTGGGTGAGAAGCTGAAGAAAGGGGAGCTGGAGGAGATTCTGTCTGATATCGACCTCAATGGAGACGGAACTGTGGACTTTGATG aGTTCGTGATGATGCTCTCAGCTCGGTGA
- the cabp4 gene encoding calcium-binding protein 4 isoform X2 produces MSQRSKSSTSQNSSSSSSTPSDPLLRSALKSSTKDPKAGNQKRKISQSSVTAYTSFLNTLFGQDRKLMPEELDELQLAFKEFDYDQDGYLHYKDVADCMRTMGYMPTEMELIEIIQQIKMKWGGHVDFDDFCELMGPRMLMETAHMVGMRELHCAFKQFDCNGDGRISYEELKESMKTLLGEKLKKGELEEILSDIDLNGDGTVDFDEFVMMLSAR; encoded by the exons ATGTCTCAGAGGAGTAAATCATCCACAAGTCAAAA TTCCTCCTCCAGTTCCTCTACCCCTTCAGATCCTCTGTTACGCTCGGCTTTGAAAAGCAGCACTAAAGACCCGAAAGCTGGgaatcagaaaagaaaaatcagccAGAGCTCCGTCACGGCGTACACGTCCTTCCTGAACACGCTGTTCGGACAG GATAGAAAGCTGATGCCAGAGGAGCTGGATG agctGCAGCTAGCCTTTAAGGAGTTCGATTACGATCAGGACGGATATCTGCACTATAAAGATGTAGCAGACTGTATGAGGACGATGGGGTACATGCCCACAGAGATGGAGCTGATCGAGATCATCCAGCAGATCaagatgaaat GGGGCGGTCATGTAGATTTCGATGATTTCTGTGAGCTCATGGGTCCGAGGATGCTGATGGAGACGGCTCACATGGTGGGCATGCGAGAGCTGCACTGTGCTTTCAAACAG tttgaCTGTAATGGAGATGGAAGGATCAGCTATGAGGAGCTGAAGGAGTCGATGAAGACACTGCTGGGTGAGAAGCTGAAGAAAGGGGAGCTGGAGGAGATTCTGTCTGATATCGACCTCAATGGAGACGGAACTGTGGACTTTGATG aGTTCGTGATGATGCTCTCAGCTCGGTGA
- the lonrf1l gene encoding LON peptidase N-terminal domain and ring finger 1, like isoform X1, with protein MSIREPEQNCVSSGDGGGFFIPSDSEGDWTVDRHRDRGHHRGDHRLTGALGGLFMPSDNDRDSDRDRDSRRLTGALGGLFRAVRCESEPVRPEHISTLVGIIVHSFRQNDRCVTHREQDGELDCPGCSRFMAEPVTAACGHSYCRSCLQQTSLSKCKTCREEIGDKHVLRVNVLLCGLLHKWFPDEVQKSRRMCEVQELLRSKQLTQAATLASQLLQSDPSNVRLRVCRAEVYRCLQLYHHALEDLDMCVSVAPSVEVVFCKAKLLKEMGRVDESVKLCLQCLCLDQDFQEARQEVENILCDLLVPTCESVQTLEECSEPSGLARAQSLRVHAVGGARGEGLKRVSSAPQLGEKSAMLKRKLSGLEVGSEVVENSDTKHKKHGVGSAASVCSDEDKLHLSVPRDLLDPSDFECSLCMRLFYEPVTTPCGHSFCKNCLQRSLDHSPQCPLCKESLRLYLASRRFSITSVLDDMIKRYLCEEHAGRQKIHNDETKELSDLENNVPIFVCTMAYPTVPCPLHVFEPRYRLMIRRCMETGTRQFGMCISDAHKGFADFGCMLHIRNVHFLPDGRSVVDTFGGKRFHVITRSMRDGYYIANIEYLQDQRVEGKEELQLQDLYDQVYNQASVWFHSLENRFRNQILQHFGPMPEKELDIQSSPNGPACCWWLLAVLPVDPRYQLSVLSMTTLRERLVKIQHILAYLQNTQHEQNTHAQ; from the exons ATGTCGATCCGAGAGCCGGAGCAGAACTGTGTGTCCTCAGGGGACGGAGGCGGCTTCTTTATCCCGTCCGACAGCGAGGGGGACTGGACTGTGGACCGGCACCGGGACCGGGGGCACCACCGGGGGGACCACCGGCTCACCGGGGCGCTGGGCGGCTTGTTCATGCCGTCCGACAACGACAGGGACTCGGACAGGGACCGGGACTCCCGCCGCCTCACCGGGGCGCTGGGCGGCTTGTTCAGAGCCGTGAGGTGCGAGTCCGAGCCCGTGAGACCCGAACACATCAGCACGTTAGTGGGAATCATCGTGCACAGCTTTAGACAGAATGACCGCTGTGTTACACACCGCGAGCAGGACGGAGAACTGGACTGTCCCGGATGTAGCCGCTTCATGGCGGAACCGGTCACTGCGGCGTGCGGACACTCGTATTGTAGGAGCTGCTTACAGCAAACATCTCTGTCTAAGTGTAAAACGTGCCGTGAGGAGATCGGGGACAAACACGTGCTGCGTGTTAACGTGCTTCTGTGTGGACTTTTACACAAATGGTTTCCGGATGAAGTCCAGAAGAGCAGGAGGATGTGTGAGGTGCAGGAGCTGCTGAGGAGTAAACAGCTCACACAGGCGGCTACGTTAGCATCACAGCTACTACAGTCCG acCCCAGTAATGTCAGACTGCGAGTGTGTCGTGCTGAAGTGTATCGTTGTTTGCAGCTCTATCATCATGCTCTGGAAGACCTGGACATGTGTGTGAGCGTCGCTCCGTCTGTCGAG GTGGTGTTCTGTAAAGCTAAGCTGTTGAAGGAAATGGGTCGAGTGGACGAGTCTGTAAAACTTTGTCTTCAGTGTCTCTGTTTGGATCAGGACTTCCAGGAGGCCAGACAGGAAGTGGAAAAc ATCCTGTGTGATCTCCTGGTTCCAACGTGTGAGAGTGTGCAG ACGCTCGAGGAGTGTTCCGAGCCCTCGGGTCTAGCCCGAGCTCAGTCTTTACGGGTTCATGCGGTGGGTGGAGCCAGAGGGGAAGGACTGAAGAGGGTTAGCTCCGCCCCTCAGCTGGGGGAAAAGAGTGCAATGCTGAAGAGGAAACTGTCAGGATTGGAGGTGGGGTCTGAAGTGGTGGAAAACAGTGAcaccaaacacaaaaaacatgGAG tggGCAGTGCAGCATCAGTGTGTAGTGATGAAGATAAACTCCACCTTAGTGTACCGAGAGATCTGCTTGACCCCAGTGACTTTGAGTGCTCACTGTGCATGAG ACTGTTCTATGAGCCGGTGACGACGCCGTGTGGACATTCATTCTGTAAGAACTGCCTGCAAAGGAGTTTAGATCACAGCCCTCAGTGTCCCCTGTGTAAAGAGAGCCTCAGGCTG TACTTGGCCTCTCGGAGGTTCTCCATCACAAGTGTGCTTGATGACATGATTAAACGTTACCTGTGTGAGGAACATGCTGGGAGACAGAAGATACACAATGATGAAACGAAAGAGCTCTCAGA tttagAGAATAATGTTCCTATCTTCGTGTGTACGATGGCCTACCCCACGGTCCCCTGCCCGCTGCATGTGTTCGAGCCTCGGTACCGCCTCATGATCCGCCGCTGCATGGAGACAGGAACTCGCCAGTTTGGCATGTGCATCAGTGACGCACACaaagg gtttgCAGATTTTGGCTGCATGCTGCACATTCGTAATGTGCACTTTCTCCCAGACGGACGCTCGGTGGTCGACACGTTTGGGGGGAAACGGTTCCATGTAATTACACGCAGCATGAGGGACGGCTACTACATCGCTAACATCGAGTACCTGCAGGACCAGAGA gtggaGGGAAAGGAGGAGCTGCAGCTGCAAGATCTCTATGATCAGGTGTATAATCAGGCAAGTGTGTGGTTCCACAGTCTGGAGAACCGATTCAGGAACCAAATACTGCAGCACTTTGGGCCCATGCCTGAGAAAGAGCTGGAtatacag tcCAGTCCAAATGGTCCAGCTTGTTGTTGGTGGTTATTAGCGGTTCTCCCAGTGGATCCTCGTTATCAGCTCTCGGTTCTATCCATGACAACACTCAGAGAACGTCTGGTTAAGATCCAGCACATCCTTGCGTACTTGCAGAACACTCAACATGAGcagaacacacatgcacagtga
- the lonrf1l gene encoding LON peptidase N-terminal domain and ring finger 1, like isoform X2 yields the protein MSIREPEQNCVSSGDGGGFFIPSDSEGDWTVDRHRDRGHHRGDHRLTGALGGLFMPSDNDRDSDRDRDSRRLTGALGGLFRAVRCESEPVRPEHISTLVGIIVHSFRQNDRCVTHREQDGELDCPGCSRFMAEPVTAACGHSYCRSCLQQTSLSKCKTCREEIGDKHVLRVNVLLCGLLHKWFPDEVQKSRRMCEVQELLRSKQLTQAATLASQLLQSDPSNVRLRVCRAEVYRCLQLYHHALEDLDMCVSVAPSVEVVFCKAKLLKEMGRVDESVKLCLQCLCLDQDFQEARQEVENILCDLLVPTCESVQTLEECSEPSGLARAQSLRVHAVGGARGEGLKRVSSAPQLGEKSAMLKRKLSGLEVGSEVVENSDTKHKKHGVGSAASVCSDEDKLHLSVPRDLLDPSDFECSLCMRLFYEPVTTPCGHSFCKNCLQRSLDHSPQCPLCKESLRLYLASRRFSITSVLDDMIKRYLCEEHAGRQKIHNDETKELSDLENNVPIFVCTMAYPTVPCPLHVFEPRYRLMIRRCMETGTRQFGMCISDAHKGFADFGCMLHIRNVHFLPDGRSVVDTFGGKRFHVEGKEELQLQDLYDQVYNQASVWFHSLENRFRNQILQHFGPMPEKELDIQSSPNGPACCWWLLAVLPVDPRYQLSVLSMTTLRERLVKIQHILAYLQNTQHEQNTHAQ from the exons ATGTCGATCCGAGAGCCGGAGCAGAACTGTGTGTCCTCAGGGGACGGAGGCGGCTTCTTTATCCCGTCCGACAGCGAGGGGGACTGGACTGTGGACCGGCACCGGGACCGGGGGCACCACCGGGGGGACCACCGGCTCACCGGGGCGCTGGGCGGCTTGTTCATGCCGTCCGACAACGACAGGGACTCGGACAGGGACCGGGACTCCCGCCGCCTCACCGGGGCGCTGGGCGGCTTGTTCAGAGCCGTGAGGTGCGAGTCCGAGCCCGTGAGACCCGAACACATCAGCACGTTAGTGGGAATCATCGTGCACAGCTTTAGACAGAATGACCGCTGTGTTACACACCGCGAGCAGGACGGAGAACTGGACTGTCCCGGATGTAGCCGCTTCATGGCGGAACCGGTCACTGCGGCGTGCGGACACTCGTATTGTAGGAGCTGCTTACAGCAAACATCTCTGTCTAAGTGTAAAACGTGCCGTGAGGAGATCGGGGACAAACACGTGCTGCGTGTTAACGTGCTTCTGTGTGGACTTTTACACAAATGGTTTCCGGATGAAGTCCAGAAGAGCAGGAGGATGTGTGAGGTGCAGGAGCTGCTGAGGAGTAAACAGCTCACACAGGCGGCTACGTTAGCATCACAGCTACTACAGTCCG acCCCAGTAATGTCAGACTGCGAGTGTGTCGTGCTGAAGTGTATCGTTGTTTGCAGCTCTATCATCATGCTCTGGAAGACCTGGACATGTGTGTGAGCGTCGCTCCGTCTGTCGAG GTGGTGTTCTGTAAAGCTAAGCTGTTGAAGGAAATGGGTCGAGTGGACGAGTCTGTAAAACTTTGTCTTCAGTGTCTCTGTTTGGATCAGGACTTCCAGGAGGCCAGACAGGAAGTGGAAAAc ATCCTGTGTGATCTCCTGGTTCCAACGTGTGAGAGTGTGCAG ACGCTCGAGGAGTGTTCCGAGCCCTCGGGTCTAGCCCGAGCTCAGTCTTTACGGGTTCATGCGGTGGGTGGAGCCAGAGGGGAAGGACTGAAGAGGGTTAGCTCCGCCCCTCAGCTGGGGGAAAAGAGTGCAATGCTGAAGAGGAAACTGTCAGGATTGGAGGTGGGGTCTGAAGTGGTGGAAAACAGTGAcaccaaacacaaaaaacatgGAG tggGCAGTGCAGCATCAGTGTGTAGTGATGAAGATAAACTCCACCTTAGTGTACCGAGAGATCTGCTTGACCCCAGTGACTTTGAGTGCTCACTGTGCATGAG ACTGTTCTATGAGCCGGTGACGACGCCGTGTGGACATTCATTCTGTAAGAACTGCCTGCAAAGGAGTTTAGATCACAGCCCTCAGTGTCCCCTGTGTAAAGAGAGCCTCAGGCTG TACTTGGCCTCTCGGAGGTTCTCCATCACAAGTGTGCTTGATGACATGATTAAACGTTACCTGTGTGAGGAACATGCTGGGAGACAGAAGATACACAATGATGAAACGAAAGAGCTCTCAGA tttagAGAATAATGTTCCTATCTTCGTGTGTACGATGGCCTACCCCACGGTCCCCTGCCCGCTGCATGTGTTCGAGCCTCGGTACCGCCTCATGATCCGCCGCTGCATGGAGACAGGAACTCGCCAGTTTGGCATGTGCATCAGTGACGCACACaaagg gtttgCAGATTTTGGCTGCATGCTGCACATTCGTAATGTGCACTTTCTCCCAGACGGACGCTCGGTGGTCGACACGTTTGGGGGGAAACGGTTCCAT gtggaGGGAAAGGAGGAGCTGCAGCTGCAAGATCTCTATGATCAGGTGTATAATCAGGCAAGTGTGTGGTTCCACAGTCTGGAGAACCGATTCAGGAACCAAATACTGCAGCACTTTGGGCCCATGCCTGAGAAAGAGCTGGAtatacag tcCAGTCCAAATGGTCCAGCTTGTTGTTGGTGGTTATTAGCGGTTCTCCCAGTGGATCCTCGTTATCAGCTCTCGGTTCTATCCATGACAACACTCAGAGAACGTCTGGTTAAGATCCAGCACATCCTTGCGTACTTGCAGAACACTCAACATGAGcagaacacacatgcacagtga
- the cabp4 gene encoding calcium-binding protein 4 isoform X3: MNNISQGIISEFIFFSMSQRSKSSTSQNSSSSSSTPSDPLLRSALKSSTKDPKAGNQKRKISQSSVTAYTSFLNTLFGQDRKLMPEELDGEWGGHVDFDDFCELMGPRMLMETAHMVGMRELHCAFKQFDCNGDGRISYEELKESMKTLLGEKLKKGELEEILSDIDLNGDGTVDFDEFVMMLSAR; the protein is encoded by the exons ATGAATAACATCTCGCAAGGAATAATATCtgaatttattttcttcagCATGTCTCAGAGGAGTAAATCATCCACAAGTCAAAA TTCCTCCTCCAGTTCCTCTACCCCTTCAGATCCTCTGTTACGCTCGGCTTTGAAAAGCAGCACTAAAGACCCGAAAGCTGGgaatcagaaaagaaaaatcagccAGAGCTCCGTCACGGCGTACACGTCCTTCCTGAACACGCTGTTCGGACAG GATAGAAAGCTGATGCCAGAGGAGCTGGATGGTGAGT GGGGCGGTCATGTAGATTTCGATGATTTCTGTGAGCTCATGGGTCCGAGGATGCTGATGGAGACGGCTCACATGGTGGGCATGCGAGAGCTGCACTGTGCTTTCAAACAG tttgaCTGTAATGGAGATGGAAGGATCAGCTATGAGGAGCTGAAGGAGTCGATGAAGACACTGCTGGGTGAGAAGCTGAAGAAAGGGGAGCTGGAGGAGATTCTGTCTGATATCGACCTCAATGGAGACGGAACTGTGGACTTTGATG aGTTCGTGATGATGCTCTCAGCTCGGTGA